Below is a genomic region from Lineus longissimus chromosome 4, tnLinLong1.2, whole genome shotgun sequence.
CTTGAACCACTTTCGACCATTGTGTTAACTTGTTATGACGATAACTTAAACCCTTAGGATCTAGTTGGATTTTAGCTCAAGGATTTTCTCAAGGATGGCCACATTTGTCATGTGATTTTGTTATTTCATCTCGTTTAGGTTCGGCGACTAGAGAAGCAACTTGGTGGGGAGAAGTCCTACTGTACTGATGAACAGGGTCTCAGACGGCAACACAAAGAGATTTGGAAGGAAGACGAATGCAAAACATGCAAATGTAAAGTAAGTAAACATAGCTGAAGTTCGCAAAAAAACCACTTACACTGGGATATAGATGAGCACCAAGTTTCGgctaatttgcatgcataataactgcactacgacatTATTTATTTCTATTTGCCAGAGCCACCAGTAAATGCAGTGAACGCGAATGGCATACCCATCAAATGGCCCAGTCAGACTATGTCTTTATTCAGAACCTGGATGATTTATTTCTTTGTCTCTTTTGCAGTATTCAAAGGTGCGATGTGAAGAAGAACAGTGCCCGTGGGTGGATTGTGAAATTCCAAGACTCATCCATGGACAGTGCTGTCCTGTCTGCTGAACGCTTTGTTACTCATTTGGCTCAAAAAAATATCACTGCCATAATCATGACGATTCCCTAGTTTTGTCCAGTTCAACAAAAGTATGGGGACAGACGGCAGTAACTGTCCAAGACTCAGGACTGGGATTGGAGTAGTTGGGTATGCCCTCCAGCTGCAACTCTGGTTTGGCAACTGAAAGAAGGCAATTTTTCATTCCCATGAACACATGAAGTTAATCATGAGAATGAAAAATGATCGGCTCTGATTTCAGATATCCGTTTCATACACGATGACGGATTTCCTCAATGCAGAGAGCTGTCCAACGCACATATTTGTTCAAGAAGGAGTTGGTTAAAAATGCTAGCTGTATGCTTCATATTCTTCCTCTGCTCTTCATTTGTGGTGGAATAATTCTCCAAGGAGCATTGCACCTTCACTGGAACACCCTGATTCCATTTTTTTATGTCCCTTATTGTACAGTATTGGTGGTTTTTGTGTGGCCTATGATTCGTCTTTGGCCAGACGGCTGGTAAATCATAGGAACTGACAAAGGATGTTTTTGCAGTGTAAGGTCAAAATAAAGGCACCTCAGCCCAAGCACTAGAAGTGTACTGTTGGTTGCAGTGGTGTCGGACTTCCTCTTGGATCAGAAACTTGTGGGCTAAAATCATTATGTCTTCTGATGAACACGGAAAAAGCTATGTCCTATGTGATTTAGTTAAAACGGATGGTCAAGTGTTTTatagacaattgaaacaattATTAAGGTTCAGGCTGATGTGCAGTTCAACCTTTAAATTCTACTTAAAATGCTCAACAACTAACTTCATCTTATACAGAAGGAAAACGTTCTCCACGAGGATATGTTTTATGAAAATGTTGCCATTGAATGTTAACATTGAATATGCTCAATGTATAATTTTATATGACTCCTGTATTGTATATGACATGAAATGATCAAAAGATATAACTGTATGTGCTGAACTAATAATTTGGAGGCATCTTGCCTGAATAACTAAACGGGTTGTTGGGAGTAAAGATAGAATTTCACAGGGAAGAAATGAGTTAGCACTGTGATTTGGAATTGGACTCTAAAATTATGTTATATTTGTAGTCGTTATACCACGAGAAAGTGATTGTCTTTATATGATGTTGTCTATGTAGATTTATTAATATGTATCCTATGAGTGGGCCCCTAAGTGGGCCTAGAATAGATTTTAGATTATTTTATTGTAATACTCATTTAATTGTAAATAGCATTATTTAATTACTAATATCATCACTATTATTTGATAATAGGGTAAGAAATGAAGACCCGGTGCAAAAAGGGTCAGGTCACATTTTGATAAGAATTAAGGGACTCTCTCTTTCAAAAACCACAAGGTGTTATTTGCATCCTCTTAAAGTTTACTCCATCTCAACCAAAAACGTTTGTGTTCTTGTGTGTGAAGTGTATCACCAATCATTTTCCATTCTAATAATTGTAGTGGAAATGGCTCTTggtcattttatcaaaatgaagAAGTAATAACCCCTCAAGACCCTAAGCAAATGTTGCCAGTTTCTTacttgtacaaaaatattgTTTAACAAGaatatacatatgtacatttcattaccGGGTAGGCATTTCTTGTTATTCCATTTGGAAATATTTCTAGTGTTTCCTTTATAATGAAGAAATAGACAAAGTTCCAAATCAATGCACTATTTATGCCAGCTCCTCCTGGTCCCGAGACAACTCTTAAGTGAGGACGGTCTCCTCCATGTTGTAAATCCCTCTTAAAGACACCTGTCCTTTGACAACTCTCAAGAGAGCACAGTCACCTCCATGTTGTGAATCCCTCCTAAAGACACCCGTCCTGGGACAATTCTCAAGAGAGCACAGTCACCTCCAGGTTGTGCATCCTTCCTAAAGACACCTGTACCAAGACAACTCTCCAGTGAgcacagtctcctccaagttgtGCATCCCTCCTAAAGACATATGTCATGGGATAAAGACACCTGCACTGAGACGACTCTCAAATGAGGACGGTCTCCTCCAAGTCGTGAATCCTTCCTAAAGACACCTGTTCCAAGACAACTCTCAAGTAAGCACTGTCTCCTCCAAGTTGTGCATCTCTCCTAAAGACACCTGTCCTGGGACAACTTTCAAGAGAgcacagtctcctccaagttgtgaatccttcctgaagacacctGTCTGTCAGCCATTTCTCCCTGGGAATACGAGCCTGAGCTGGATCGTAGGAGTGAAGTGtgacccctgatttcctcattATGCAGTCTGCTGGTGATGTCCTTGGTCTCTGTCCTAAAAACAGGGTTCGCCCTCGTCCTTAGTGTGTAGAGATCTGTCACTGTCTagtggaatggtcagataggAAGAGTGGTCACTTTTACTATTGTATAGTCACAATCAGGATGAAAGAAACATTCAAACTGGTCAACTTTCAAAACTGTCACAAGTGTTCTGGTCGGAAGCTCTTTGGACACTGCTTCATAATGTTCTTATTCTATTTGTGTCAGTCCCTCCATTTCCTGAGACAAAACACAAGTGAGGACAATCCTTTGAAGTTGTGAATCATTCCTGAAAACATCTGTATTTGATAGAGGACAATCTCTCCCTCGGAATACAAGGATTCATGTCCTCAAGACGACTAGACAAAGGACATCCACATTTGTCATgctgaggacagtctcctccagttTACTTCTCTAGAAACGGGGAGAGTACTGCAGAGAAGTTTGGCCGGGTTTTCCAAGAAGATTGCCCCTGATAACAGTAGTCTCTCCCAATACAAGGACTCCGGTCTTCCAGATGACAGCACGAGTACACAGCTAAGGGACGTCCACAATTGTCAAGATTGAGGAGAGACTCCTCCAGAGAATCCCTCCTGAAGACACTGGTCTCCAATTGTGAAAAGGAAAGTCTCTCCGAATACAAGGACTCCAGATGACAGTACCAGTACAGGCTAGGGACATCCACATTTATTGAGACAGATGAATCCTTCCTAAAGACACCGGTCTCCAATTTTGAAGGACAATCTCTCCCAATACAAGGACTCCTGTTCTCCAAACGACAACAGAGTACAGCCTATATAAACATCCACATTTATCAAgactgaggacagtctcctttaGAGAATCCCTCCTAAAGACACCGGTCTCCAATTATGAAAGGACAATCTCTCCTAATACAAGGACTCCGGTTCTCCAGATGACACCCGAGTACAGCCTATCTGGACATCCACATTTATCAAgactgaggacagtctcctttaAAGAATCCTTCCGGAAGACACCTGTCTCCAATTGTGAAAGGACAATCTCTCTCAATACAAGGACTCCTGTTCTCCAGACGACACCCGAGTACAGCCTATATGGACATCCACATTTATCAAgactgaggacagtctccttcaGAGAttccttcctgaagacaccaGTCTCCAAATATAAAAGGACAATCTCTCGCAATACAACGACTGTTGTCCTCCAGATGACAGCAGGAGTACAGCCTAGGGAAATCCAGATTTTTGTCAAGGCCAAGACCAGTCTCTTCCAGATTATTTCCCCCGGACACCTGGATGTTCAAAGAGGGTTGCCCATGATTACAAAAGTCAGGGGTTCCAATTGTGGGAGGCCGATATTTCACAATGGTCAAACTCCTCCCCATTGATTTATAAAGAAGCAAGCCATAATGTAAAGGAGAGACGAACACCCAACATCCCGATTATGAGTTTGGTGCTCCAGCTACTATCACTATGCCACCCATCTACCAAGTCTGTCACAACTATCACATCCACACAATCATGTTATCCCTTTCTCACAATAAGCACAAATGAATAACATTTTTGCTATTTGTGAAACGAGGAGAGATTCAGAGATTACACTACTTATCATTATGTACATTTATTATAAAAATATCAATCAGGTCCACTCCTTGGATACATTTAAAAGTGGCATTGAGATCTTGGTGAAATGTCGACCAACAGTTCAGCTCTACGTAcagaagaaatacattttcaagATCTCGAATTTTGCTTACCATTTTGACAAGCTACATTTGTCTGGTGATTTTGAACATGACTTTCCTCATTACAAGGACACCATAAGACAAGCCGACAGAAAAACATAAGCAAATAAGACACTTTTGTTCTGTGCCATACACTACACTTATCATTTTAGACTGGACAGTATTTGGCCATACAATACATATTGTCCAACAATTCAATTCACCCACTCGGCCTTAGACCATGTGAAGATCACTGAGCTTTGGAGAGGTTTGACTGGTCTCAATGGACCATATGATTCTGAAATTTAACCCTCAGGAGAGTGAAATGGCACTCGTGGGGGAAATCAgtcaataaataaaaaaatatcacagaatttAAAATGGCTAAAAAATACAGACGATATGTTTTTGCAGGTCAGTTACTGTTTCAATCTATCCTATAATTTCAAAATGAGTAAGTGGCAGTATTAACTTGGATAATACATCTGAAACAAGATTTTAGATGTTCAGAGACTTTGAAATATTCTGTGCTAGTCCCTAATTGACCCtgaacacaaaaataaaacagccGAAATTTGTGACCATGCTTTAATTTCACTGCCCCTTTTAGAAAGGTTTCTGCAGGAAAAAAATCTGGACTTTACATCCAAATCTTTATGACAAGACCATGTACATGAATTTCCCTGAGTTTCTTGACGCTTTACAATACCACAAAAGATTTATGGATCACTGGTTGTATCAGTATCAGTGCTTTCAGAGTCTGACTTCACGTCGTCCTTCATTCCGGCTTCCAATTCAAaaactccatcatcattatcagttACTTTTGCTTTCGTTTCATTTCCATCTTCATCGTTTTTGTCTTCATCCTGCTTATCATCATCTTCTGTCAGCATCTGCAATTTTGAAAGATAAGCTTTTCAGAATTTGGCTATGTAGCAAGTGTAGATTAATCTATTCTTGGTATTTTTATATAAGCGCAATGCAGGACTGGTCTTCAAGATATAAAAGCTTAGTGAGGGGGTCCTGGCCTATTTTTTTGGTGCAGTTAGTTCTACAGGGTAACATCAGATGGAGCCACTCACCTTAACGACTGATGCAAAGTATTCAGCCTGCTCTGCTACAGCACTCAGTCTTCTGTTTTCTTCCTTCAAATGATCAATTTTTGTGTGAAGCTGGAAAAGAATGGAAGACAATTACACATTTCTGTTGAGGACATATGGCCAGAGCTCACGGTTCACAGAGACAAAAAAGGGGCTGTTTCCGGGCCCTCAGGTTTGTATCAAATACTGCAAACTGGGTGATTTCGCGTCAAAAATTCTGCATTTGGTGTTGAAATTGGTTATCCCGTCAAATGACTGGTAGAGCAATTTTGATATCTTGGCTTCTCctaccttttcattttcatctaaTGCATCAGCTAAAGCAACTCTTCTCTGTTCTGCAACTTCTTCCCAGTAAGACTCAGGCACAGTCTCTGAAAATGTACAAGTTATTGTCTTTTGAAGCAGATCAGTGGCTATAATCATGCAAACATAAGCTATTATTCATGGGTTGATTGGATTCTGTGACTTCCAGGATTTCAAATTGAATTGTCAATAAAGATGTACTTCAAATTGttcaattttaaaatattgtttgaaatattttatacCAACCCAGAGCAGTACTCTGGTTGCGACACCAAGCTGATGTTGGCAAAATGAGGCATATTGCattttacattgaaaacaatgTAGCGTGGCAACCAAGGTCTTATATAAAATCAAAAGCCTTCAACATACCTTGCACCATTAACTCATAAGCCTCTTTATCTATGGTTTCATTTTCCGGCTCAGGGTCATGAAATATTTTGAGTTCCGATGCTGGTCTTGGTTTAATGACTTTggcaacttttgttggtgtACCCTCGCTCTGGTTTTCGTCATCGAGTTTCCGTTTTTGGCTTTTCTTGGGCTGGAAGTGAAGCTACATCTTTACAAACGCATACCTGTACCAGTAAACTCAAAATTGTAAAGAACCAGTTTTCTTTGAGTTTGATAGGGGtctctaatacatgtacttctgaagaaaatgaacatttacGGCTGTCAGTCACACGTAGTGACAGGTGGAGTCaggaaacaaatttctctttCCCTAACATGATCAAGAGGAAATCCGATTCAACAGAAGAAGAATATGAGAGTGTTTAGAAACTTACTGTGAAGAAATTTTCTCTTCTGTTTCCAACAACTTGCTTGGTATTGTGTGCAGATGGCTGTAGTGTCTTCAGTCCTGGTCGTTTTTTGATCTAATTGGAGTGAAATGAGTTAGAAAATAAATAGAATGCAGAGAAAATAGTAAAAAGTACAATTGTTTGTATGGCAAAGAACAACGAATTTAGAAGAGTCATACCTTACCTTGCCACTCCTTGATGGTTTCTTTCCATTTCCAAGATTAGCTGTATTTAATGTAGACACGCGTATTGAGTTTTCAGACATCTTTGATTTTTAGGGCCTGTAAAAATGAAGACGAAAATGATTGATGAGTGGtcatgaaatatacaaaaacGACACCCTTTGAGTTTGATCATCAACCAAATTTATAACATATTGATTTGGGAGTCTATCGTGAGTGCTCTTGGTGTGGACTCTGTTGATTCCTAGATCACGACTCACAACTAAATACCCGGCTACATTTAAAGCGTTGTCATTTCGCCGAAACGACTCCGCAAAATCCGGTAAGCCAGGTTTTTTGGACAAACCGAAAATCGGCCTTCACAAAAAGGTCAGATTCTTGACGATTAACGCGTCTTAAGACAAAAAAATAAATTCAATGCAATCTGCAATAAATATCTaacatcagaaataaaattcatgaaaatactACCGTTGTGGAACGAGTTATCGAAGATTTTTGtaagaaaaggcaaacaaaCAACTTCTCGAATTTCGCGCACTTGCCTGGTAGCTGATCCTTCTGTATGCATGGAGAGTACGAATGTACATGTCGTGTCAAGAACGCGGCACACAATTATATGGGAtgcaaaaactgtaaaaatcAGGGCAAACTAATATATAGGGTGCAAACACCGTAAAAACTACAAAAACATATCTGGAACCCAATGATAGGCAATAGATAATGAATATACATATAATAACCCCTAGTGTCTTTGCAATAGAAAGGATCATGATCATAGACTAATAGATGATTCCCATGACACAATGGAAAGATGACAGACTAATCGGGTAACACAGAAGGTCTAGGCCTCCAAGCATTTACTGCATTGCGGAGTACCGGGGGATGCGTGGAGCAGCTTCTAAGTTAAAACACTTAACCACAAAGTGGCTCATAAGGGATTCTTCATCGTCCAGAAAACAACACGACAACATGATTTATGAAATGCatctttgatatatttgaaataaattagTATAAAATTAGAAGATCatgaaatgatgaaataaaaGTACTTTTAATCTTTGATCCAAAATACAAAGGGAAATGTTCTTACATCAATTGCAGAATCAattgttttgttcttttttggagGGAATTTATTGCAAATTTTTATCACATTTGCTCTTTCAAAGGGTCATAATACAAAACTCCTGATGATTATCATTTGCAGGCTTGTCATGTGATCAAAATTATATAAGGTGATTGCGATGTGATGTATGGCAcccttttgaaaataaaaacacatgTTCATTAATACTGCCTTGACACTAAAGACAAAAAGGCATTTGACTATTTCAGGATCAGTTCCTCTTCATAATTCTTGGATATGAATCCTTTTATTTTCCATTCACATGATAATAAAATACAACACAACCTATAAAATACAACACAACCTAATGTCATTTACGTGACAATAATTAATATAAGATACATTTAAATTTAAAATAAATTATCATAAATTTACACATGATAGATAGATCCATGGTGTCTTCCAGAATCGAAGAA
It encodes:
- the LOC135486822 gene encoding geminin-like; protein product: MSENSIRVSTLNTANLGNGKKPSRSGKIKKRPGLKTLQPSAHNTKQVVGNRRENFFTPKKSQKRKLDDENQSEGTPTKVAKVIKPRPASELKIFHDPEPENETIDKEAYELMVQETVPESYWEEVAEQRRVALADALDENEKVGEAKISKLLYQSFDGITNFNTKCRIFDAKSPSLQYLIQT